A region of Drosophila mauritiana strain mau12 chromosome 3L, ASM438214v1, whole genome shotgun sequence DNA encodes the following proteins:
- the LOC117139971 gene encoding glycine cleavage system H protein, mitochondrial, producing MVFITKFARIGLQAARQLNATPLGAVQARAIHLTSLLAKERRYTNKHEWVEVVSGSNAIVGISSYAQEALGDVVFAQLPEPGTELKQDDECGALESVKAASEVYSPVSGKVIEKNAEVEDTPALVNSSCYEKGWLFKVDLKNPKELEALMTEDQYKAFLSSSGDH from the exons ATGGTATTCATAACGAAATTTGCAAGGATTGGCCTGCAGGCCGCCCGCCAACTAAATGCCACCCCCCTTGGCGCCGTCCAGGCTCGCGCCATTCACCTGACAAGCCTCCTCGCCAAAG AACGCCGATACACAAACAAACACGAGTGGGTGGAGGTGGTCTCCGGCAGCAATGCCATAGTAGGCATTTCCAGTTACGCCCAGGAGGCTCTCGGGGATGTGGTGTTCGCCCAGCTCCCAGAACCCGGCACGGAACTCAAGCAGGATGACGAATGTGGGGCCCTGGAGAGCGTGAAAGCGGCTAGCGAGGTGTATTCACCCGTTAGTGGCAAGGTGATCGAAAAGAATGCCGAGGTGGAGGACACACCGGCCCTGGTCAACAGTAGTTGCTATGAGAAGG GCTGGCTCTTCAAGGTGGACCTGAAGAATCCCAAGGAACTCGAAGCCCTCATGACCGAGGATCAGTACAAAGCCTTCCTGAGCAGCAGCGGGGATCACTAG
- the LOC117141561 gene encoding uncharacterized protein LOC117141561, translating into MYPAPAAKIKHFGSLRTVAVWAGILGVAQSIIWMGLTITAICAYNCVLYITNDLTYGSMVKTVFFDVYFKGSCKMNPSDYQNYDQTILNTVTTVFDPTQILIWNSVYLGVSVCWLIVSVVLLLWVRKDNPKQTVTAIYIWAFFVAAICCMDVASGVIFGVDYGRFHTEALKYNANSINAGVIYPLAATLIAGGVAAISMMIISFKGFVLWFINFKLLVYLVARAIRISTDKDNVDTLFNPRKDSNDILTTRTPIRAYEEVEVQAYNNAAYVPETRSMAETIEVNEGAIVRAAHLSMDSNLMDRRFRDINAYQQYPPPNPQQSRPLKQSSQNPMETIVVATSGFPVPDYSPQPSPNGILRQHQY; encoded by the exons ATGTATCCAGCACCAGCGGCGAAAATCAAGCACTTTGGCTCCCTCAGAACGGTAGCAGTTTGGGCCGGAATTCTCGGAGTG GCCCAGTCCATCATCTGGATGGGCTTGACCATAACAGCGATATGTGCCTACAATTGTGTCCTGTATATTACTAATGACCTCACCTATGGCTCCATGGTCAAGACTGTATTCTTCGACGTGTACTTCAAGGGCAGTTGCAAGATGAATCCCAGTGATTACCAGAACTACGACCAAACCATTCTGAATACAGTGACTACTGTTTTCGATCCCACCCAGATTTTGATCTGGAATTCGGTCTACCTGGGCGTTTCGGTTTGCTGGCTGATCGTCTCCGTTGTGCTGCTACTGT GGGTGCGCAAGGACAACCCGAAGCAGACCGTGACTGCCATCTACATCTGGGCCTTCTTTGTGGCCGCCATATGCTGCATGGATGTAGCTTCCGGAGTGATCTTCGGCGTGGACTACGGACGTTTCCACACGGAGGCTCTGAAGTATAATGCCAATAGTATCAATGCTGGTGTCATCTATCCCTTGGCTGCCACCTTAATCGCCGGAGGAGTAGCTGCCATTTCCATGATGATCATCTCCTTCAAGGGATTCGTTTTGTGGTTCATTAACTTTAAACTGCTCGTATACCTCGTCGCGAGAGCCATTCGCATTTCCACCGATAAGGACAATGTG GATACTTTGTTCAATCCTCGCAAGGATTCCAATGATATTCTGACCACCAGGACCCCGATTCGCGCCTACGAGGA GGTGGAGGTCCAGGCGTATAACAATGCCGCCTACGTTCCGGAAACCCGTTCCATGGCCGAGACCATTGAGGTGAACGAGGGAGCCATCGTGCGGGCGGCGCACTTGTCGATGGACTCGAACCTGATGGATCGTCGCTTCCGGGACATCAACGCGTACCAGCAGTACCCGCCTCCGAATCCGCAGCAAAGTCGCCCGCTGAAGCAATCCTCGCAGAATCCCATGGAGACCATAGTGGTGGCCACCTCGGGATTCCCCGTGCCGGACTACTCCCCGCAGCCCAGCCCCAATGGCATTCTGCGCCAACACCAGTACTAG
- the LOC117139882 gene encoding RE1-silencing transcription factor translates to MNNQLNPATYRKFNNLLSSGAVTVTGPSQPRILKSTRLVVPGGGGGGGASAGGASAVGGAAQQQAVNDAESGGLGIGGLATRCYICDDRCEPQTSLTDMCTTHTSTKFPNKLAQLVGEGFLVIVCGEDYVCSRCTNLVNYYDRLENDVERVKTNLISLLNKKYAINEDMSLEGSPPLKMQKMVGGSANRSLEESPSADLLRPRKVLQGNPVAQSKIAPGTTQSSVQGTQTVQRKATKIYKCTSCDYKTSDMRLFNTHYETCKQQTFQCKTCRKIFPHFGAMKQHMVRDHNTAMDNTCAMCHINFVNENSLRKHMETNHATNVLVTSTTTIPASAAPAAAAAAAAAAAANENLVGTSLYTCNHCQFKSTDKVIFDEHMRKHAAGKPKPFKCRLCSQRFETREAATVHAKQHQTNFFKCGTCSMTFPKREMLVKHFEVHQSPSASTVSPKQSVSQNLNTQKLLQETIDEALSDSLPASTAAVVATTESENNIRFFSCSICSLTFIQETYYNHHMETHRRDKKGTSAGATALNSAATALLSDEPGEASGKAGDESGEQNAEADIESLFEKLHSDKNESGEAPKAGSKGGEMVITSQEGSGGITFNITIPQPDGDQSQKDSPNTTAPVSVSIDMPNLDQAEDESQSQGSIDAKGESGDASSADSKSNAAPVSMPSLDDDNEAAAAEAEASEETKAASKAGQEKAKAKVGESAKSKEAPAAEEPQPSDEGDGVAKREATDTPTTESEANAATAEAGESGEGEVTASTGAEGEAGEAAGGEHVAMELDEAMQAQVEGGQIKFIVNENGHLLQLDNHILTDAEGNQIIVQDPEQIQQLLQSVGVLQSGEGLEGETLQMMTDGSGQMVLVHGDNNEQQLIDASLLNSEGQLIIQQGQDGEEGAHVISEDGTRIPVSVSYTEDGQPIVQVQQQVLEAAQQAASASGSADDKEAAAASAGEEVQVSEASSATASTTVVATSTASSTGGPSGGSFFALEEFTETKAD, encoded by the exons ATGAACAACCAACTGAATCCGGCAACCTACCGCAAGTTTAACAATCTGCTCAGTAGCGGAGCGGTCACTGTGACCGGTCCCAGCCAGCCGCGAATCCTCAAGTCGACGCGTCTGGTGGTACCCGGTGGTGGCGGAGGTGGGGGTGCTTCTGCCGGAGGAGCCTCAGCCGTCGGTGGCGCAGCGCAGCAGCAGGCGGTCAACGATGCGGAGTCGGGTGGCTTGGGTATCGGCGGATTGGCCACGCGATGCTATATCTGCGATGACCGCTGCGAGCCGCAGACTTCGCTAACCGATATGTGCACCACGCACACTTCCACCAAATTCCCCAACAAACTGGCCCAGCTCGTGGGCGAGGGTTTCCTCGTGATTGTTTGCGGCGAGGATTACGTGTGCTCCCGCTGCACCAACCTGGTGAACTACTACGACCGCCTGGAAAACGATGTGGAGCGCGTCAAGACGAACCTGATCAGTTTGCTTAACAAGAAGTATGCCATTAACGAGGATATGAGCCTGGAAGGCAGTCCTCCGCTCAAGATGCAGAAAATGGTCGGTGGATCCGCCAATCGTTCGTTGGAGGAGAGTCCTAGTGCGGATTTGCTGCGTCCACGTAAAGTCCTGCAGGGAAACCCAG TTGCCCAGTCCAAGATCGCCCCAGGAACCACCCAGAGCAGCGTCCAGGGCACCCAGACAGTCCAACGCAAGGCCACCAAGATCTATAAGTGCACCTCGTGTGACTATAAAACCTCGGATATGCGGCTGTTCAACACGCATTATGAAACCTGCAAGCAGCAGACCTTCCAGTGCAAGACTTGCCGCAAAATCTTCCCGCACTTTGGGGCCATGAAGCAGCACATGGTGCGCGACCACAATACCGCCATGGATAACACATGTGCCATGTGCCACATTAACTTCGTGAACGAGAACAGCCTGCGCAAGCACATGGAGACGAATCACGCTACCAATGTACTGGtgaccagcaccaccaccataCCGGCATCAGCTGCTCccgcggctgctgctgcagctgccgctgcagctgctgccaaCGAGAATCTGGTTGGAACATCGCTGTACACATGCAATCATTGCCAGTTCAAGTCAACGGACAAGGTCATTTTCGATGAGCATATGCGCAAGCATGCCGCTGGTAAACCTAAGCCTTTTAAGTGCCGCTTGTGCTCCCAGCGCTTTGAGACGCGCGAAGCTGCTACTGTGCATGCCAAACAGCATCAGACCAACTTCTTCAAGTGCGGCACTTGTTCGATGACCTTCCCGAAGCGGGAGATGCTCGTGAAGCACTTCGAAGTGCATCAGAGTCCTTCTGCATCGACGGTATCGCCCAAGCAGTCAGTTAGCCAGAACCTGAACACCCAAAAGCTCCTTCAAGAGACCATTGATGAGGCACTCAGCGATAGCCTGCCTGCATCGACAGCTGCTGTGGTGGCAACCACCGAGTCGGAGAACAACATACGCTTCTTCTCGTGTAGCATTTGCTCACTGACCTTTATCCAGGAGACATACTACAACCACCACATGGAGACCCACAGACGAGACAAGAAGGGAACATCGGCCGGAGCGACTGCCCTCAATTCAGCAGCTACGGCTTTACTGAGCGATGAGCCCGGAGAGGCATCTGGTAAGGCCGGTGACGAAAGCGGCGAGCAAAACGCAGAGGCCGACATTGAGAGCCTGTTTGAAAAGCTCCACTCCGACAAGAACGAGAGCGGTGAGGCGCCCAAAGCTGGAAGCAAAGGCGGCGAGATGGTTATTACCTCGCAGGAGGGCAGTGGAGGCATAACCTTCAACATTACTATCCCTCAACCGGACGGAGACCAATCGCAAAAGGATTCACCCAATACCACAGCACCTGTCTCTGTTAGCATTGACATGCCGAATTTGGATCAAGCCGAAGACGAATCACAGTCCCAGGGCAGCATCGATGCCAAGGGCGAAAGCGGCGATGCCTCCTCTGCCGATAGCAAATCCAATGCCGCGCCTGTTTCCATGCCCAGTTTAGATGATGACAACGAGGCTGCAGCTGCTGAAGCTGAGGCCTCAGAGGAAACCAAGGCGGCTAGCAAAGCAGGCCAAGAGAAAGCCAAGGCCAAGGTTGGAGAAAGTGCCAAGTCAAAGGAAGCCCCCGCTGCTGAAGAACCACAACCATCGGACGAAGGAGACGGAGTTGCTAAGCGTGAGGCAACAGATACGCCCACAACTGAGTCGGAGGCCAACGCCGCGACCGCTGAAGCCGGTGAATCAGGCGAAGGCGAGGTTACTGCCAGTACTGGAGCCGAGGGCGAGGCGGGTGAAGCTGCAGGTGGCGAGCATGTGGCCATGGAACTTGATGAAGCCATGCAGGCACAAGTGGAAGGTGGCCAGATCAAGTTCATTGTTAACGAGAACGGACATCTCCTCCAGCTGGACAACCACATCCTAACGGACGCCGAAGGCAACCAAATAATTGTGCAAGATCCCGAGCAAATACAGCAGCTTCTCCAAAGCGTAGGAGTACTGCAGTCCGGCGAGGGACTCGAGGGCGAAACCCTCCAGATGATGACCGATGGCAGTGGCCAGATGGTACTTGTCCATGGCGATAACAATGAACAGCAGCTTATCGATGCCTCCTTGTTGAACTCCGAGGGTCAGCTAATTATCCAGCAGGGACAGGATGGTGAGGAAGGCGCTCATGTCATTAGCGAGGATGGTACCCGCATCCCAGTGTCCGTGTCGTACACGGAAGATGGCCAGCCCATCGTCCAGGTTCAGCAACAGGTCCTGGAGGCCGCACAGCAGGCAGCCAGCGCTTCCGGCAGTGCAGATGACAAGGAGGCGGCTGCCGCCTCGGCCGGCGAGGAAGTGCAAGTGTCGGAGGCATCCAGTGCCACGGCATCCACCACCGTTGTGGCCACGAGCACGGCCAGCAGCACTGGTGGCCCCTCTGGCGGCAGCTTTTTTGCCCTGGAGGAGTTTACGGAGACAAAGGCCGACTAG
- the LOC117140558 gene encoding pupal cuticle protein Edg-78E, whose product MMSFGKIAVFLVLILVQLIHCTRFTAPSLDQTIYYRNTPPDPFGHYRFEFQTTNGITSKGAGNENGAVGVVQFVSPEGIPVTFSYVADANGYQPTGDHIPAIPLHVIRQLEYIRTHPPVDEIRSRRW is encoded by the exons ATGATGTCGTTCGGCAAG ATTGCGGTATTCCTGGTCCTAATCCTAGTTCAACTAATCCATTGTACGCGCTTTACTGCGCCATCTTTGGACCAGACTATCTACTACCGGAATACGCCACCCGATCCCTTCGGTCACTACAGGTTCGAGTTCCAGACCACAAACGGCATTACAAGCAAGGGAGCTGGTAATGAGAACGGAGCCGTCGGCGTGGTTCAGTTCGTTTCTCCCGAGGGTATACCCGTTACCTTCTCGTACGTGGCCGATGCCAACGGATATCAGCCCACCGGTGATCACATTCCCGCCATCCCGCTGCACGTTATCCGCCAGTTGGAGTACATACGCACGCATCCACCGGTGGATGAGATTCGGTCGAGACGTTGGTAA
- the LOC117140642 gene encoding pupal cuticle protein Edg-78E, with protein MRNFLIGIVLLALIWVEVDARLVRVRRIRRLVGASERDAQITDFRVSPTDDEGVFKYAFKTSNGIDVQAAGSPLETIGIYSYTSPEGVPIETRYIADELGFHVVGRHLPQPPPTPDYILRSLEYIRTHTEDGKLKKPHFL; from the exons ATGCGAAATTTT CTAATTGGCATCGTGCTTTTGGCCCTGATTTGGGTGGAGGTGGATGCCCGTCTGGTGAGGGTCCGCCGGATCCGGAGATTGGTCGGCGCCAGTGAGCGGGATGCACAGATAACGGACTTCCGGGTTTCGCCCACGGATGACGAAGGAGTGTTTAAGTACGCCTTCAAGACCAGCAATGGCATCGATGTCCAAGCGGCAGGATCGCCGCTGGAGACCATTGGCATCTATAGCTACACCTCACCGGAGGGCGTTCCCATCGAGACGCGCTACATAGCCGATGAACTGGGCTTCCATGTAGTGGGACGTCATCTGCCGCAGCCACCGCCCACTCCGGACTATATCCTGCGATCCTTGGAGTACATTCGCACCCACACCGAGGATGGCAAGCTGAAGAAGCCACACTTCTTGTGA
- the LOC117139327 gene encoding pupal cuticle protein Edg-78E, with protein sequence MYKYLFCLALIGCACADNINKDAQIRSFQNDATDAEGNYQYAYETSNGIQIQEAGNANGARGAVAYVSPEGEHISLTYTADEEGYHPVGDHLPTPPPVPAYVLRALEYIRTHPPAPAQKEQQ encoded by the exons ATGTACAAATAT CTGTTCTGCCTGGCTCTCATCGGCTGCGCCTGCGCCGACAACATCAACAAGGATGCCCAGATCCGCAGCTTCCAGAACGACGCCACCGATGCCGAAGGCAACTACCAGTACGCCTACGAGACCAGCAATGGCATCCAGATCCAGGAGGCGGGCAACGCCAACGGAGCACGTGGTGCCGTGGCCTACGTGTCGCCCGAGGGCGAGCACATCTCGCTGACCTACACCGCCGACGAGGAGGGCTACCATCCAGTGGGTGACCATCTGCCCACCCCGCCTCCAGTTCCGGCTTATGTCCTCCGTGCCCTGGAATACATCCGCACCCATCCTCCGGCGCCTGCCCAGAAGGAGCAGCAGTAA
- the LOC117139351 gene encoding uncharacterized protein LOC117139351 translates to MDKVTGQHQHVTRSAAEDDPAKQCRATGTILRYFQWIFLLLIFLDVEPHPIPKNYTKPDGCLENVINSEVQILDNEIPGYFHFDLPEGGYIRVIYHVDKYGFYTETLL, encoded by the exons ATGGACAAGGTCACCGGGCAGCATCAGCATGTCACCCGGAGCGCCGCCGAAGATGATCCAGCCAAGCAGTGCCGTGCTAC TGGGACAATCCTTAGGTATTTTCAGTGGATTTTCCTTCTTCTAATATTTCTGGATGTTGAGCCACACCCGATACCCAAAAACTACACCAAGCCTGATGGATGTCTCGAGAATGTTATCAATTCAGAGGTGCAGATTCTGGACAATGAAATACCTGGATACTTCCACTTTGACCTGCCCGAAGGAGGATACATACGGGTGATTTATCACGTGGATAAGTACGGCTTTTATACCGAAACTTTGCTCTGA
- the LOC117139328 gene encoding pupal cuticle protein Edg-78E, producing the protein MFKLSLCLLAALMLANVYADNINKDAVITREDVDPADAEGNYQYAFETSNGIQAQEAGNVNGIRGSSSYISPEGVAISLNYVADENGFQPQGDHLPTAPPIPEAILRALEYIAAHPPSPQ; encoded by the exons ATGTTCAAGCTA TCGCTCTGCCTGCTCGCCGCTCTGATGCTGGCCAATGTGTATGCGGACAACATTAACAAGGATGCCGTGATCACCCGCGAGGATGTTGATCCTGCCGACGCCGAGGGCAACTACCAATACGCCTTCGAGACCAGCAATGGCATCCAGGCCCAGGAGGCAGGAAACGTCAATGGAATTCGCGGAAGCAGCTCCTACATCTCCCCCGAAGGCGTCGCCATCTCACTGAACTACGTTGCCGATGAGAACGGCTTCCAGCCTCAAGGGGATCACCTTCCCACCGCTCCCCCAATCCCGGAGGCCATCCTCCGCGCCCTGGAATACATTGCCGCCCACCCCCCATCACCACAGTAG
- the LOC117139325 gene encoding probable serine hydrolase — protein sequence MDSDDNSSGTITGSDLGQRYRHAGDLTGEAPTRPFAEISITVPWGHISGKWYGPQNVQPILGLHGWQDNAGTFDRLMPLLSPDVAFLSIDLPGHGLSSRLPDGCYYNSVDNLYVIRLIMKQYKWEKVSLVGHSMSSIICFVFAAVFPDKVDMIIGIDALKPHQRPYPSVIRTMETRLDEFLREDERNRSKNEPPSYTYDELIERVYIGTFHSVNKEHCKHLMARNIGKSEKYPDKYFFCRDRRLKFYNYAIGSQELCVEMANRITCPYLFIKAAQSSYFEDKKYYDEVLDVLLKKPNFEYLEVNGSHHVHMNDPEAIIAPVNNFIQRFGPAAAAASRQKAKETKESKL from the exons ATGGACTCGGACGACAATTCAAGTGGCACCATTACCGGCAGTGATCTCGGCCAGCGTTATCGGCATGCAGGTGACTTAACTGGCGAAGCCCCAACCAGACCC TTCGCCGAGATCAGCATTACGGTTCCATGGGGACACATATCCGGCAAGTGGTACGGTCCGCAGAACGTCCAACCAATTTTAGGCCTTCACGGGTGGCAGGATAATGCGGGAACCTTTGATCGCCTGATGCCGCTTCTATCGCCGGACGTGGCATTCCTCTCGATCGATCTTCCTGGCCACGGGCTATCGTCCCGACTGCCTGATGGCTGCTACTACAACTCCGTGGATAATCTGTATGTGATCCGCCTGATCATGAAGCAGTACAAGTGGGAGAAAGTGTCCCTGGTTGGGCATTCAATGTCGTCCAttatttgctttgttttcgCTGCGGTCTTTCCGGACAAGGTGGACATGATCATTGGAATTGATGCCCTGAAACCTCATCAGCGTCCGTATCCGTCGGTTATCAGGACCATGGAAACCCGTTTGGACGAGTTCTTGCGTGAAGACGAAAGGAACCGGAGTAAGAACGAGCCGCCGAGCTACACATACGATGAACTTATTGAGAGGGTCTATATCGGCACCTTCCATTCGGTGAACAAGGAGCACTGCAAGCATTTGATGGCTCGCAACATCGGCAAGTCGGAGAAGTACCCGGACAAGTACTTCTTCTGCCGCGATAGGCGTCTCAAGTTTTACAACTATGCCATCGGGTCACAGGAGCTCTGTGTGGAAATGGCCAATCGGATCACATGTCCTTACTTGTTCATCAAGGCCGCCCAGTCCTCGTATTTCGAGGACAAGAAGTACTACGACGAGGTGCTGGATGTGCTGTTGAAGAAGCCGAACTTCGAGTACCTGGAGGTTAATGGCTCGCACCATGTGCACATGAACGATCCAGAGGCCATTATTGCACCGGTCAACAACTTTATCCAGCGCTTCGGACCGGCGGCAGCGGCTGCATCCCGCCAGAAGGCCAAGGAGACGAAGGAGAGCAAGCTTTAG
- the LOC117139326 gene encoding probable serine hydrolase: protein MKVSRGLCLLKQLPNVRNSSSGPTKPFKILNKHFDEISIPVPWGHISGKWYGPKHVRPIVGMHGWQDNAGTFDTLAPLLPSHLSFLSIDAPGHGLSSWLPPGTSYHSIDLVLITRRLMEEYNWDKISILAHSMSSINGFVFSALFPDKVDLFVGLDVLKPPVRSARGIVDSLSERIESTLKLERRLKSGSEPPAYDWDQLVTRLHEGSNKSVSLDACKYLLQRNCKPSTHEPHKYYFSRDNRLKSSLFYTLHQEVPMEMARRIKCPHLFIKALQAPYYERKEYFDEVLAELQNNPLFEYHEVEGTHHVHLNEPEKVAPIINSFINRYRPL, encoded by the exons ATGAAGGTGTCCAGAGGTCTCTGTCTGCTAAAACAGCTGCCAAATGTTAGAAACTCCAGCAGTGGGCCCACAAAGCCTTTCAAAATCCTCAACAAACAT TTCGATGAAATTAGCATACCAGTTCCATGGGGTCACATATCGGGCAAATGGTATGGACCCAAGCACGTACGACCGATTGTTGGCATGCATGGTTGGCAGGACAATGCCGGTACCTTCGATACTTTGGCTCCGCTCCTGCCGTCCCACCTCTCCTTCTTAAGCATCGATGCACCAGGCCATGGGTTGTCCTCCTGGTTGCCACCTGGCACTTCCTACCACTCCATTGACCTCGTGCTGATCACTCGCCGACTAATGGAGGAGTACAACTGGGACAAGATTTCCATATTGGCCCACTCGATGAGCTCCATCAATGGCTTTGTGTTCAGTGCTCTATTTCCTGACAAGGTTGATCTGTTCGTGGGTCTGGATGTGCTGAAGCCGCCAGTTCGAAGTGCTCGCGGCATTGTGGATTCGCTTTCCGAGCGAATTGAGTCCACCTTGAAGCTGGAACGACGTCTAAAAAGTGGATCTGAGCCGCCCGCCTATGACTGGGATCAGTTGGTAACCCGGCTGCATGAGGGCTCAAATAAGTCAGTCTCACTGGATGCCTGCAAATATCTGCTGCAGCGGAACTGCAAACCATCGACGCACGAGCCGCACAAGTATTACTTCTCCCGCGACAACCGACTGAAGTCATCACTATTTTACACGTTGCACCAGGAGGTGCCAATGGAGATGGCGCGCAGAATTAAGTGCCCGCATCTCTTCATCAAGGCCCTGCAGGCTCCCTACTACGAACGCAAGGAGTACTTCGATGAAGTGTTAGCGGAGCTGCAGAACAATCCTCTGTTCGAATACCACGAGGTTGAAGGAACTCACCATGTCCACCTTAATGAGCCAGAGAAGGTGGCGCCCATCATCAACTCCTTCATCAATAGGTACCGGCCCTTATGA
- the LOC117139324 gene encoding polycomb group protein Pc, which produces MTGRGKGSKGKLGRDNATDDPVDLVYAAEKIIQKRVKKGVVEYRVKWKGWNQRYNTWEPEVNILDRRLIDIYEQTNKSSGTPSKRGIKKKEKEPDPEPESEEDEYTFTVDDVDTHQATTSSATQDKESKKEKKHHHHHHHHHHIKSERNSGRRSESPLTHHHHHHHHESKRQRMDHSSSSNSSFTHNSFVPEPDSNSSSSEDQPLIGTKRKAEVLKESGKIGVTIKTSPDGPTIKPQPTQQLTPIQQQPFQDQQQAEKIASEAATPLKSEQQATPLATEAINTTPAESGAEEEEVANEEGNQQTPQVPSENNNIPKPCNNLAINQKQPLTPLSPRALPPRFWLPAKCNISNRVVITDVTVNLETVTIRECKTERGFFRERDMKGDSSPVA; this is translated from the exons atgactggtcgtggcAAGGGGAGTAAGGGGAAGTTGGGGCGCGACAATGCGACGGACGATCCAGTCGATCTAGTGTACGCGGCCGAGAAAATCATTCAGAAGCGCGTTAAGAAG GGCGTCGTGGAGTACCGCGTCAAGTGGAAGGGATGGAACCAGCGCTACAACACCTGGGAACCAGAGGTAAACATCCTGGATCGCCGCCTCATCGACATCTACGAACAAACGAACAAATCCTCCGGAACTCCCTCCAAGCGAGGCATAAAGAAGAAGGAGAAGGAACCCGATCCGGAGCCGGAATCCGAGGAGGATGAGTACACCTTCACCGTAGACGATGTGGACACGCATCAAGCCACCACCTCATCGGCTACCCAGGACAAGGAGTCGAAGAAGGAGAAGAagcaccatcaccaccaccaccatcatcaccaCATCAAGTCCGAACGCAACAGTGGACGGCGATCGGAATCTCCGCTGacccaccatcatcatcaccaccaccacgagTCCAAGCGTCAGCGCATGGATCACAGCTCCTCCTCGAACAGCAGCTTTACGCACAACTCATTTGTCCCCGAGCCGGACAGCAACTCATCCAGTTCCGAGGATCAGCCGCTGATCGGCACCAAGCGCAAAGCCGAGGTGCTCAAGGAATCGGGCAAGATTGGAGTGACGATTAAGACCTCGCCAGATGGCCCCACCATTAAGCCTCAGCCGACCCAGCAGTTAACTCCCATCCAACAGCAGCCCTTCCAGGATCAGCAGCAAGCGGAAAAGATTGCCAGCGAAGCTGCAACGCCACTGAAATCAGAGCAGCAGGCCACCCCACTGGCCACAGAAGCCATAAACACAACGCCCGCAGAGTCTGGAGCCGAGGAAGAAGAAGTAGCCAACGAGGAAGGCAACCAACAGACGCCACAGGTTCCTTCCGAGAACAATAACATACCAAAACCGTGCAACAACCTGGCTATCAACCAGAAACAGCCGCTTACTCCTCTTTCTCCGCGTGCCCTTCCGCCGCGCTTCTGGCTGCCGGCCAAATGCAACATATCCAACCGGGTGGTGATCACAGACGTTACCGTAAACCTGGAGACCGTCACCATACGCGAGTGCAAGACGGAGCGGGGGTTTTTTCGTGAGCGCGACATGAAAGGCGATTCGTCGCCAGTAGCTTGA
- the LOC117141902 gene encoding ras-related protein Rab-26 isoform X5: MASTAVGMGGGEGGPGAGGAPAGSAHPDDASSMSDDVFEDAETTQARIEELRRRPFGDGCYNPPAAPASVSASITTTTTQQHQPHHNPSHHHQSSHHQPSHHHHHSQQSLTGSHHYHDDAIMAPVQRSATGYPGYRPSREAMQMYAYGTDDYDDDYNDGWRSYRYDEVDMHPAPSTAHQQPFDDTVNHKTILLGDSGVGKTSFLVKYNTGEFRLGSFSATVGIALTNQANQQEVKRFQEDASAADKISE; encoded by the exons ATGGCCAGCACTGCGGTGGGAATGGGAGGCGGTGAAGGTGgcccaggagcaggaggagcgcCAGCTGGATCAGCGCATCCCGACGACGCCAGCAGCATGAGCGACGACGTCTTCGAGGATGCGGAGACTACCCAGGCCAGGATCGAGGAGCTGCGTCGCCGGCCCTTCGGCGATGGCTGTTACAACCCCCCCGCAGCGCCCGCATCCGTTTCCGCCTCAATAACGACGACAACGACACAGCAGCACCAACCACATCACAATCCTTCGCACCACCACCAATCCTCTCACCACCAACCatcccaccaccaccaccacagtCAGCAGAGTTTGACGGGCAGCCATCACTACCACGACGATGCCATCATGGCGCCCGTCCAGCGCTCGGCCACCGGATATCCGGGCTATCGCCCCTCCCGCGAGGCAATGCAGATGTATGCGTACGGAACGGATGACTACGACGATGACTATAACGATGGATGGCGATCGTATCGCTACGATGAAGTGGATATGCACCCAGCCCCGTCCACCGCCCATCAGCAGCCCTTCGATGATACGGTCAACCACAAGACGATCCTGCTGGGGGATTCGGGCGTGGGAAAGACCTCCTTCCTGGTCAAATACAATACGGGCGAGTTCCGACTGGGTTCCTTTTCCGCCACAGTGGGCATTGCGCTTACG AATCAGGCCAATCAGCAGGAAGTAAAGAGGTTTCAAGAAGATGCGTCGGCAGCAGACAAGATATCGGAGTGA